From the Astyanax mexicanus isolate ESR-SI-001 chromosome 12, AstMex3_surface, whole genome shotgun sequence genome, the window TACGCATGGGAATCTACTTTGCCTAAATTAAACTCCTATTTCAACAAATAACAATGAAATTTTGTCCCGTGCTGTAAGATATCCTGACAGGCCCGTGAATCCTGTGTCTTCTTCCTGAATGTAATTTGATTTTACATAATAAAGAATGCTATGCTCTTGTCTCAGGCACGATGGGGCTTGCTGTGACCTACTGTTGCCATGGGGAAGAGGAGAACAAGATGATGGCCATAGCTCAGAAGTGCGATCTGGCTCTCAACCAATTACCAGGTAATTGCCCTGCTTATTTGCATGCAAGTAACTAGGGCTGCACATTATATTTTTTCAGCATTTATATCACAATGTACACGTGCAATAGTCGCATcgcaggatgtgcagtgtgaaacTACTATTCCTTAAATACAAAACAAGAACTGAACACATTGTTCTAAtggaaaatgttttaatgttaaaaataaaacgaTTACActattatacaaattatacaaaATCTAAATTATACTGTGAAATGTGGAACGAGGCAGTAGAATATTTAAATATGATTGACTTGTAGCGATGTAACATGTTTTATattgctttatttaaaaaaaaaaattacgctTGTGCTTATTCTCTTTGGTGTgctatcaattattttttttgtttgtttgttgagattgatTAATGTGCTATTTTCCTAAATTAAATTCATTGAAACATTAAATACCAAGAGTTTTTCTTTTAGCTTTTtaattcatttcatccttttatttattttattttcttttacatttttgtattgtatttttactgtttaccttttttataattttagtgTTATTTGTAGCTTTATTTTTTAGTCCTCTATTATTTGTGTTTGTCATATTCTTCTTAATTAagtcttaattatttattttttataatgctCTTACCATTtcatttgtattgttttgtttatgaaggtTCTTATTTTAGCTTAAACTGATTAAATTCTCCAGCTGCGTTGAAAAGGAGGGTTACACTCAATGTATTCCACAGTGAACATAAAGATTGATTGACTGATGCAAGTTTTAAtgcatattataccacagttagttccgaccctgcaatgtgattggctcagAGGCTgagttttatgagtgccattatcagccggtaatgcactgcaaccgaagctttccatgtattactccaccacatacaggtaacctagcaacaatgcagcgcttacaaaccaaacagcacagctacaaacagagcagcaatggaactattttaacttgtggagttaAAATATTGTCCTAAATCTTCCAAAAATGATTATAactgaactgtggtataatcgcagtAATGCAcatcgaggtttgtgctataacgtgtaatattggcactgctgtgctgatctacagcctacaaccgcagcacagcagtgccaatattacatgttatagctcGAACCTTAAGTGCATTATTGCGTAaatattttgttgcatttctcacagtaaaataatttattttttctcgCCCAGATCCCATCACAGCCAGTCTCATGGAGGAGCAGTGTGACTGGGGCGTTACTGTTCAGCCTCCCTCCAAATCTGACCTAACGTTTTCTGTGGAGCACAAAGTGGACAGGAAGAAGCGAGCCACGTCAGAACCAGCATCAGAATCCAAAACCTCCAAACAGCCTCAGCGCTCAGCCTTTATTAAAGACCAGCCTGAGCATCGCGGTGGGTCAGCTAAGACCCAGTCAGCCAGTGGAGACCGGAAGAAGATCAGAAAGCCTGCTGAAGCTGGTGCTCCACCAGTGTCTACATCCAGACCAGGAGCCCCTCCCCCAACCCTTGAGCCTCCATCAAGTCTCTCCAGAGCAGAAATGGAGGAGGCTCTACCCAAAATCCCTCCACTTCCATGCTTCAAGGCTCCACCACAGAGGTCCATGACCTTTGCTGAGGCTGTGGCTGACTTTGAGAACTTCATTACAGCCGGACCGGGTCGAGACGTTGAGATCATACGATCGTATGGAGGTCGTGATGAGGGAAACGCTATGTTTAATGGCCATGTTGTTAAAGACAATGATGCTGAGGATGCTTCTCCTAAACTATATTCTCAAAATAAGGACCAATCCATGTGCAAAAGGTCTTCAAATTCAATCTCTCGTCCTAATCAATCGTCTATAACCTCTGatacctcctcctcttcctcagaaaGTGAGTCAGAGATGGAGACAGAGCTGAAAACGGATGCTTCGGCATCCAGCTCTGTGTCTAGTGCTCCAAGACCAGCCTCATATACAGCCAGAACATCAAAACAGCCTCCTAAATCCAGGCAAAAACTGATAAAGCCTCACCCTCAACGTCATCCTCATTATCACCCTCAGATTCATATAAAACCAGGGTCTGATATGAAACAAATGGTAGGAAAGGAAGCTAGGACAGAAAATGCTAGTGCTCATCATCCTCAATCTCGCATtgatcaccaccatcaccaccagcatTCAAAACCAGGGGGTGAGACAACAAAGAAGATGGGGAAGATAGCTAGAACTGATGGAGCTAGTGctcatcatcctcatcttcaGTCTCAGGCTTGTACTCATCCTCAAGTTCAttaccaacaccaccaccagcagcagcgttcAAAATCAGGGCCTGAAAAGGAGAATAAGAGGGTGGATGAAGGTAGTTGGAGGAAGAAGCAAAGAACgagaacagaagaagaagaagaagaagaagaggaggagtgttctgaggaagaagaggaaaaagataaagaagatggagaggaagaagaagaggaggacgaCGAAGACTACTGGAGAACTTATTACCAAGCATGGGATGATTATTACAGCTCTCTCGGTTCAGCGTATTACTACAACTCGCCCTACAACTGGCTGGCAGCTTACCGCATGAACATGGTCTACATGATGGAGATGATGAAGCACTGAATTGAAGATGCACTGAAGTGAAAGAACGAAGAAGAACTGTTAAGAACTTGAGAAGATTTTGCTTTaaaaatgaaccagagtctggtttaaaggagaagtccggtgtgaaatggacttgggttgtagtgaatcataatgatgagtacaaacttttgtcgaatagcccattTCCATTTATcgccagcattcccaaatacagtgcTTTAATCCGAagctcccaacaggtttacaatgctagtgatgggggcatagtgTAACACGTGCGAAGacattttacaggagagagagaggaaaaaaaagtctttcaaaaaactttcaatggacgacattgtaaaaagagtttatttcaggtcattttggagaacttCAATTGGTTcattaatcagaaaaaaaatttgacaccgTATTAGGGCCAATTTGTGGGTTCAAATTATGCAAGAaactaaaaattgtcaaaaaaaaagagagtttttCATTGCACAGCAACAATATTCATTCCTGCTTGTCAGTCGAATTATTGTGACTTCTTTTCGACATACCAGCTCTGGAGAACTAGCTGAAGATACCGTGTATATAAACAGTgtatttaataaactacctgtgcactttcaaaaatTTCTTTCAGCTCTCAGAATCCCAcctatgaagtgtggagctactttaagtttttaatggtgtaaaaaaaaaaaaaaagtgattttccATGGACAattttatgcccctatcactagcattgtaagcctgttgggagcagcagctaaaagcgctgtatttgggaatgctgggggagaacagAGGTAAACTATTAGACAAAATTTTGTACACgtgatcatgtttcactacaactcaaGTCCATTTCCtatcagatttctcctttaaactaAACCTGCAGAAAACAGATCAGCTCAAAACCTGCAGCGTACATCTTGTCTAGATAGCCTTGTCAGATTGAGATCGCATCATGTTCTCGCCACAAGCTTCCCATTCCAGCGTTAATTTGGGGCCGGACTGAGAACACCTCCTCTCCAGGATCTTGTCTAATTACTGTATGCACATTTAAAATGCCCTAAaaaagctttatattaaatttgcaGGTATCTGTGCTCTGCAATGAGGTTTACAAATTAAAAAGATGGTTGTTAATGAACCTTGCTTtctaaaagtgtattttgttAAGTAAGTTACtcaatattaaagttttttttcattacagtgcttttgttatatttttttcaatatattaAGATGGCAgggattgtttttatttatttttttgctatttaaggACATTTACCTGGTTTTGGAAGGTAATCAGAACATCCACTAAGCCACGCTCCATTATAGCAGCTCTTGAAGTGATGCACTGATTAGCCGTAATCAGGCCAGGCTCTCCTAATCAGACTGCGCCCTTCATTCCTACCACTAATTTTCTGAcaattacagagagagaaagggataaaATATAGCTCTAATTGACCTCTGTGTCCTTGGTAGACTATTTTAATATTCTGATATTTCCTCCGTATAAATCTGcacatatatttattatacagctatggaaaaaaacaagataccacttaaaaatggtaagTTTTttattgtaccaaattgaaaacctctggaatataatcaagaggaagatggatgatcacaagccatcaaaccaagctgaactgcttgaatttttgcaccaggagtgtaaagcataaagttattcaaaagcagtgtgtaagactggtggaggaaaacatgatgccaagatgcatgaaactgttattaaaaaccagggttattttactaaatattgatttttgaactcttctttgtgttatttgaggtctgaacctTGCTAAATTAGGCCGCTGGTCTGAAGTACAGGAGGCATTTAGGAAGCTCTTGAGGTGGACAGATGGTGTGTCATCTTTGACGTCGCCTCAGTGGGTTGTCCCTTCATGACTGAGGCAAAGAAGCAACTACAGTCAGACCAAAGAAGCTCTCAGTGCATCTCAGTAATTATACCATGTAGAGTAATCAGGCAGATACAGGGGACAATGGGTCCCAGCTGGACAATAAACGGGACTGGACCCTGCAGAGAAGAGCCGGACCGCTCACGAGTCTTACTGGTGAACTGTGCTCTGCTTGGGTTCGTTTGTACAGTTGGCGTCTCCAGTAATGTACTGGTCTGCTGGGTTGCATTCAGAAGTAAAGCCCTGCAGACCACCAACAATGTCCTCCTGGTCCATTTGGCTGTGGGGGATCTTCTGAGGTGCCTGCTGGACTCTCCTCTGTTTCTAGCATCGTTGGTGTTGGAGGTGTGGCAAGGTCAGGCTAGCATCCACCTCTGCTTCATCCAGCAGTTCACCTTCTCTCTCTGCAGTTGTGCAGAGCTACTGAGTTTGGTGGCCATCAGCGTGGAGAGGTACCAAGCCATCGCCTTCCCCTTCAAGACCAAGAGGACGAACTGGCAAACACGAACTTGGACATGGATCCTGCTTGTTTGGGTGGTCTCATTTTTTGTAGCTGTCCTATCGCTTAGCCTAAACCGAGGAGACCCTACATCTTACATGATGTGTGCCCACCTTAACTTGCCACGGAAGTCCCACGTGGTGGACCCCTTTGGTGCATGGGTTTTGGTGCCCATCTGGAGTTTGTCTATCGCCGTCATAACCATCCACTACCTTCAAATCTTCATGGTGGTGAGGCGGCACGCCAATAAGGTCTTTGACTCAGGCGTTCAACCAAGAGCATCCATCGGCAAGCCTGAGCCAGCGTGGACCAGGCATGCACCAGGGTTGCCTCTTGTGGAGTCCAGTGCCAATGCTGAAGAAAGGGCAGGGTGGGAGGAGCCAAACATGCCAACAGGGATAGTAGGCGCCATATGCATCCTCACCCCTAAAGCTAAAGAGTTGGGCAAAAAGAGACTGGAGGGAAAGCTGGCCAAAAGACTGGGCTACATCATCACAGTGGTCATAATCTTCTGGCTCCCGCTGGTGCTGACCCTCGTACTCCAGGAATTCGTAGACTGTGCCAAAATCTGTGTAAGTACCAGCCAATAGGGTATTTCCATCATCTTCAtaaattatttactgtaaaactcGCAGATTCAGAGTTTGTCAGTAATGCATTCACTTGGGTAATCAGCTAATGGGAAAACTCCCAGTCTATATGagtcaataatcagatttttttctatGTGAATAAGATGAACTATTTAACAtagactgagacatcccagaatactctggtAAACTGATCTGCATCCCCCTGGTGAAACTGCTAAAAAAACAGTAGATGTTTTACATGTTTAAACATCTAgtctttaaaagtctttaaaagttTCCAAAATGATTTTACAAAGTCTACAGAAGTGAAACCTACTGACAcgacagtatatattttttttaattaaaaggttGAAAAACCTTAAAATATATAGGCACATTCTCAAATCTGTAATCTTTTGTTCAGATAAgtcatttttcatatgtataaaaacttGAAATATTGATTGTTAGCAACTAAAAAAATCACAACACTATATCAGGCACGTGcaggggggggggttggggggggttgAGGGTGTTTGGGTGTTAGTGCCCTTACTGCCCCCCCAAAGTCCCCTTTTATTAaatgcattaattatttttttcaactaAAACATCCAACAgcaccccccccccttctcaACCTAAATATTCCGACAGCAACCACCCCCCCCagccccccctcctcccctccgAATGTCTCAGCACGGCcctgagctatatatatatatatatatatatatatatatatatatatatatatatatatatatatatatatatatatatatatataattataataagttATCACATAGGAACTGGGTATTTGTGACTATTACATATCTTACATTACATatattgtcagtcatataagcttgCAATAATGCAAATGTGACCAGATGGACCCAGCCagcatatagtctatatacaCTCATCAACACAAAAGAACTATAGCAACttactcttacagccttcaacactggtAGTGAGAGGAAGTGAGAGGTGTGAGGATATGCCctatatgcaaatagtgtgaccaacatcaggtgaaaacccctgcagaagtgctcagtagaccctgttcaaCTGAAgtgtaaaactgagcatgtgcagtagtgcaaagtagttggcttggcctcaactagggttcaagTACAATTTGTAAATTATGCAAACAcagattactattttttttacaaaaacttaATGTTAGTAATAATTAGTTTGCTATAGATTTTgttgcaattattatttttttgttcagctgactaAAATGACATTGAAGATAACAATTTAAAGTAAGTTTCTAACAGTGTAGAAATGAGGTATTAattgtctttgcctgtgtgtgtgtgtgtgtgtgtgtgtgtgtagggttggCTGCTGTGTGATCTGTACTCCTCTGCCTTGGTGGTGTCGTGTGTTCCTGCTGCTTTGGATCCACTGATTTATACTCTGCTGCAGCGCCACTTCCGCACACAGCTACGCAAAGTCTTCAGCACCAAGCCACACTGCTGACCACTCACCGGCCCTCCATACAACCACTGACCCACGCTGACCACtgactgcagtgacactgagtggatcagatacagcagcagtgctgctcgagtttttgaacacctcagtgtcactgctggacatAGAATAGTCCACCAATCAGAAATACCCAGCCAACAATGTCCTAGTATCtgcaaggtggagca encodes:
- the ddx20 gene encoding probable ATP-dependent RNA helicase DDX20, coding for MAAPRRQAAHQIDNRKRTEDVLLSDGVQFSSLLLSKPVLEGLSSSGFQRPSPIQLKAIPLGRCGLDLIVQAKSGTGKTCVFATIALDSLVLENAATQVLVLAPTREIAVQIHSVVMSIGSAMEGLECHVFIGGRPVSQDKLRLKKCHIAIGSPGRIKQLIELGALLTASIRLFVLDEADKLLEEGSFQEQINWIFSSLPLNKQMLALSATYPESLAQHLCRYMREPTFVRLNPTDPGLIGLKQYYKLVHAHALPHKIFEEKVQNLLELFSKIPFNQALVFSNLHTRAQHLADVLSSKGLPSVCISGSLSQEQRLEAMSKLKQYQCRVLISTDLTSRGIDAEKVNLVINLDIPQDWETYMHRIGRAGRFGTMGLAVTYCCHGEEENKMMAIAQKCDLALNQLPDPITASLMEEQCDWGVTVQPPSKSDLTFSVEHKVDRKKRATSEPASESKTSKQPQRSAFIKDQPEHRGGSAKTQSASGDRKKIRKPAEAGAPPVSTSRPGAPPPTLEPPSSLSRAEMEEALPKIPPLPCFKAPPQRSMTFAEAVADFENFITAGPGRDVEIIRSYGGRDEGNAMFNGHVVKDNDAEDASPKLYSQNKDQSMCKRSSNSISRPNQSSITSDTSSSSSESESEMETELKTDASASSSVSSAPRPASYTARTSKQPPKSRQKLIKPHPQRHPHYHPQIHIKPGSDMKQMVGKEARTENASAHHPQSRIDHHHHHQHSKPGGETTKKMGKIARTDGASAHHPHLQSQACTHPQVHYQHHHQQQRSKSGPEKENKRVDEGSWRKKQRTRTEEEEEEEEEECSEEEEEKDKEDGEEEEEEDDEDYWRTYYQAWDDYYSSLGSAYYYNSPYNWLAAYRMNMVYMMEMMKH
- the LOC111192759 gene encoding D(4) dopamine receptor-like, encoding MTEAKKQLQSDQRSSQCISVIIPCRVIRQIQGTMGPSWTINGTGPCREEPDRSRVLLVNCALLGFVCTVGVSSNVLVCWVAFRSKALQTTNNVLLVHLAVGDLLRCLLDSPLFLASLVLEVWQGQASIHLCFIQQFTFSLCSCAELLSLVAISVERYQAIAFPFKTKRTNWQTRTWTWILLVWVVSFFVAVLSLSLNRGDPTSYMMCAHLNLPRKSHVVDPFGAWVLVPIWSLSIAVITIHYLQIFMVVRRHANKVFDSGVQPRASIGKPEPAWTRHAPGLPLVESSANAEERAGWEEPNMPTGIVGAICILTPKAKELGKKRLEGKLAKRLGYIITVVIIFWLPLVLTLVLQEFVDCAKICGWLLCDLYSSALVVSCVPAALDPLIYTLLQRHFRTQLRKVFSTKPHC